The following is a genomic window from Mycobacterium parmense.
GCGGATTGCCCAGTAATGCAGTAGGTTTCGTGCACTCGACCGCTGTTCGGGAGCGGTTTCCGATAGCCAACCGGCCCAGGAGACCTCCGCCTCAAGCAAGCTTGCCAGCAGGCCGTCGACCCGCTCGAGTAAACCCCTGAGTCGCGGGACGACGTCGCCCTCGACCGGTGCCGGCGTGGCCCGCCCTGTCCCGTCCAGATCACCGGCCGTGCGCTGACCAAGCACCGCAACTCCTCGCTCCGTGACCTCCGGCGGCCACCCGGTGTTAACGTCGCCTTAACGTGAATCACCAAGGCACGCACAAACTTATCGGTTAGGGAGGCACCGGGGCAGGGCCGTTGGTCCCCAAATTGCACCGACCGCCGCACGCGTCATCGTCGCGGCCCCGCACGATTCAACTTGTAACGAGCGCTTAACGGCGCGGCAAGAATGGCGGGGGCGGTCGCCGCCATGTCGCCGGCGCTCAGACGCCTTTGCGCGACAACATCATTAAGACAAATGACGCTCATCACGAATTCGAATTGGACCTGGATGGAGAACCGGTGAAAAGATCCGGGGGTGGTTGTTCACCGTGATCCGGACGTGCCGCCGACGGACGAAGGGTCTGCGCGGATTGCACGCGACACCCTGGTCGAGGGGTTGGGGCGACGCGGTTTCGTCAGGGCCATCGCCGCGCTCGGCGCCGGCGCGGGGGTGGCAGGGTTCACGGCCGGATGTGTCAAGAACGGCTCGGCGGCCGCACCTCGAGGTGACGTCGGTGTGCTGCAACCGGGCCGGGGCGCCGTCGAAGGCAACCACTATCTGGCGTCCGCGCCCGACCAGGTGCTCTGGGGATACGTTCCCAACGTCCATGCGGCGGCAGTGCTTCGGATGAGATCGGGCGAGACGATCACCGTCGACGCCGTCTCTCACGAGGGCATCCTCGAGGACCAGGGACGTGACCCCGTCGCGTACTTCGGGTCAAAGGGTGTGGCCCGCGCGGATGTCCTTGACGACGCAGTCGCCATCGCATCGGAATATCGGCGCACCACAAGGGATTTCGATAAGGACGGTCCCCACGTCGTCACCGGGCCCGTGTTCGTCGAGGGCGCGCAGCCCGGGGACGTCCTCAAGATCGAGACACTGCAGGCCACGCCCCGGGTCGCCTACGGCGTCGTCTCGAACCGGCATGGCAAGGGTGCGTTGGCGAGGACCGCCGACGGAGGCGCGCCGGCGGGGATAAGCATCGACGAGGTCATGCCGCCGGTGGGCCAAGACGGGCGGCCCAACGCCGATCCGACCAAGTACGGCAACGTCTCCACCTTCACCACCGTCGAGGACGGCCTCGGTGTCATGCGCTACCGCGACACCTCCGTTCGGTTCCCGCTCAATCCCTTCATGGGAATCATGGGTGTCGCGTTCTCGCAGGACTCGTCGCTGACCGCGCCGAGCTCCAACTCGATCCCGCCGACCCTTGGCGGGGGCAACATCGACATCAAGCTCCTCGGGGTGGGCTCCACCCTGTACCTTCCCGTGTTTGCCGAAGGCGCGCTGTTCTACGCCGGCGACCCCCACCTGGCGATGGGCGACGGTGAAGTTGCGCTCACCGCGCTGGAGGGGTCCCTTCGGGGAACGTTCCGGCTCACGGTGTGCAAGCCGAAGTCGGGTGACGCGCCGTCGGTGGCCTACCGGTACCCCTTCGCCGAAAGCGCCGACCTGTGGGTGCCGATCGGGCTGTCCGATCCCGACGGCAGCGTCAACGGGCAGATCACCGACCTCAACGTGGCAATGCGCCGCGCGGTGGTCAATGCCCTGGACTTCCTCGAATTCGACAAGGGCATGGACCGCGCCACCGCATACGCCTACCTGGCCGCCGCGGCGGACTTCTCCGTCTCCCAAGTGGTCGACCGGACCGTCGGGGTTCATGGACGGATCGCCAAATCGCATTTCACCCAGACCCGACCCGCGGTGACGAACCCCAGTTAGCTGTCCCGGCCGCTCCAATTCCGCGGAACGGGCGCTGGCGACGTCACTGATCGTCTATGCATGACACTGTGACTGCGAACCCGGCGTCCGGCACCGCGGCGACGCCGCCGGACCAACTCGCCCCGGACGCGCGCGCCGCTTGGCGGTTCTTTCAGCAGATGCTCTCCGACGTCACCAATGTCGTGAGCGAAGACGCCGAAACCGAACGGGAACTCCTGGAAGGGCTCCGGCTCATCGCGCGGGTGTCCTCGCTGTGCGCACAGATGTCCGTCGAGGCCGACCCCAACCGGCCATCCATCTTCGACATGTGCTCGCAGCACCGGATGGTCGGCGGCCCCAACCCCGACGGGAACTATTACCTGGCGATGATCCGCGGCGACCGGCGATACCGGATCAGCGGTTCGCGTGGCACCAGCGCCTACCTCGGGCTTCAGGTGCTCGCGGGCACCGGCCTGACGCCGCGGCGGATGTCCAATTACGTCAGCGACGTCGACCTCGAGCTGCGATCGGGTGAGTTCGCACTCGTGCTGTCGCCCGACGAGCCGCCGGAACTCGCCGGCGCGCAGTGGGTTCAGGTCCCGGCGGACGCGTCGGCGGTGGTGATCCGCGAGTACGTCGGAGATCGTGCCGCCGAGGAGTTGGCCGCGCTGCGCATCGAGGCCCTGGACCCCGACCCGCTCACACCTCCGACCGACGCCGGGCTCGCCGACCAGTTCACCGCGATGGCGTGGTCACTGATGAAGCTGGCCACGCTGCACCGCACCATCAAGCCGGAGTTGCTCGACAGTCCCAACACGCTGGTGACAGCACAGGCCGCGGATCTGGGCGCCGCGGACACGACCCCCGACAACCTGTACATGATGGGTACCTTCCGGCTCGACCCGGACCAGGCGCTGATCCTCGAGATCACGCCCCCCGACACGCGGTACTGGAACGTCACGCTGGAGAGCATCTGGCACGAATGCCTCGAGCCGCGCCACCGGCACAGCTCGGTGACCAATCGCGGAATCCAGCCCGATGCGGACGGGCGCGTGCGAATCGCCATCTCGGCCAGCGACTTCGGGGTCGGGCATTGGCTCGACACGGGCGGTCGGCATCGCGGGTTCGTCGTGCTGCGCTGGCTGGACAATCCCGCCCCGCCGGACGTGACGGTGTCGGTGTGCCGACGCGAGGAGCCGACGTGACGCTGCAGCAGCGGTTCGATCCCCAGCGGCTGCTCGCCGCCGCCTGCGAAGAGACCGGAAGCGACGACTTCGGCGACGGGCTGGGCCTGGCCGGCTGGCAGGCTGCGCTGCAGCGCGTGACCGACGGCCTCATCAACGACGCGCGCCTGTCGGACATCGGTGTCGAGATCGCGCACCTCGACCTCATGCGCGCCCTGAAGAACCGGCTGGACGTCGTCGCCTGGCGCAGGCAACATCCCGAGGTGGCCGACGAGTCGATCCGTCAGCCGATCTTCATCGTCGGCCAGCCCCGCACCGCAACGACGATCCTCTATGACCTGCTCGCCCAGGACCCCGAACTGCGCGCGCCGCTGACATGGGAGGTGGACGCGCCCTGCCCCGTACCGAAACCCGTGTCCTACCATGACGATCCCCGCATCGCGCAGACACAGGCCGGCATCGAGCTCTCCGAGCAGATCATGCCCGGCTTCCTGGCCTTCCATCCGATGGGCGCGCTGGTCGGGCAGGAGTGCGTGCGCATCACGGCCGGGGCGTTCACCAGCATGATCTTCTCGGTGCAGTACCGGCTGCCGAGTTACTACCGGTGGCTGCTCTACGAGGCGGACCATGCCCCCGCCTACCGCTACCATCGGATCTTCCTGCAGCACTTGCAATCCGGTGTTTCGGGCCAGCGGCTGCTCAAGTCGCCCGCGCACCTGTGGCAGCTCGGCGCGCTGCTGGCCGAGTATCCCGACGCGCTGATCGTGCAGACCCACCGCGATCCGCTGAACGTCATCTCCTCGATCGCCGCGCTGACCCACCACCTGCGCCGCATGTGCAGCGACGAATCCAGCATCGCCGAGTGCGCGGCGCAGTCCTACGAGGAGATCGTCGCGGGCCTCGAGCGCGAGATGGCCCTGCGGGCCGGTGGCGCCGTGCCGGCGGGACGGGTGATCGACGTGCAGTACACCGATTTCATGAACGACCCGTGGAGCACGATCAACGACATCTACCAGCGCCTGGGCCGGGATTTGAGTCCCGTTGCGGCACAACGGATGCGCGACTTCCTGACGGCTCACCCGGGAGACGGTGGCCGGGGCCGGTACACCTGGTCGGACACCGGCCTGGACGCCGGCGAGGTCCGCGAGCGGGTGCGCGCCTACCAAGAGCGCTACTCGGTGCCGACCGAGCAGTTGCGCTGAGCCGTCGTATTGCTCATGGGTCTCAACGCCGAAGGAGCGGGTGTGGACGAAGAGTGTCTGAAGCTGAGTACCTACCTCGCCGAGCGCCGACGAACCGGGGACAAGTTCGTCTCGGATGTGCTGCTCGAACTCTTCGAACGACACCACGTCGCCAGCAGCATCGTGTTGCGCGGCATCGGCGGCTTCGGGACTGGACACCACCTCAGGACGGATGAGTCTTTGTCGTTGTCCGAGGACCCCCCGGTGGTCGTCACCGCCGTCGACACCAGCGAGAAGATGGAGGCTTTGCTGGGGCCCGTGTTGAGCATCAAGCAACGCGGTCTGGTCACGTTGGAACGCGCGCGATTACTGCGCGACCAGATCGGTCCGCTGCAGCTGCCCGACGAACTGCACGAAGCCGTCAAGTTGACCGTCTACGTCGGCCGCAAGGAACGCGTGTACGGGGTCCCCGCCTATGTCGCCCTCTGCGACCTCATGTACCGGCGGGGGCTGGCCGGGGCATCGGTGTTCCTGGGCGTCGACGGGCTCTCCCACGGGCGGCGACAGCGCGCGCGGTTCTTCGGCCGCAACGCCGACGTCCCGATGATGGTCATCGCCGTGGGGTCCGGCGAGCGCATCGGGCGCGTGCTGCCCGAGCTCGGCGGGCTGCTGCGGCAACCCATGTTCACACTCGAGCGAGTCCGCGTGTGCAAGCGCGACGGCGAACTCTTGGAACGTCCCCACGCCCTGCCGGGGGTCGACGCACACGGCCTGCCGCTCTGGCAGAAGCTGATGATCTACACCTCCGAGTCGTCACGGCACGGCGGCATGCCCATTCACCGCGCGATCGTGCAGCGGCTCCGGCGGCGCAAGACGCCCGACGGCGCGACCGTCATGCGCGGCATTTGGGGCTTCCACGGGGACCATCGGCCCCACGGCGACAAGCTGTTCGCCCTGGGCCGTCAGGTTCCCGTCGTCACCATCGTCATCGACACCCCGGCCAACATCGCGGACTCCTTCGACGTGGTCGACGAACTGACCCGGGACGAGGGGCTGGTGACGAGCGAAATGGTCCCGGCGCTGGTGTCCGACGAGGGCGACGGTTCGGGCCCGCCGCCTCTGGCGCGATACCGGTATTGACGGGTCAGCCCGCCACAGAGGCGTCGTAGATCGACTGAATAGCCTCGTCGAGGGTGGCGTTGAACTGCTCGTCGGTCTGGTCGACCGTCAGCCCCTCGGTGAGCGCGCGGCTGAAGCTGGCGATCACCCCGGTGTTCTGCGCGAGCAGCTTGTTCGCCTCGTCCCGGGAGTAGCCGCCGGAGAGGGCGAGCACCCGCATCACCTTGGGGTGGTCGACGAACACGCGGTAGTGGTTGGCCTCGGTCGGCAGGCTGAGCTTGAGCATGACGCGCTGCCCGTCGGGCACGGTGTCGAGTTGCTTGGTGATCTCGTCCCGCAGGATGTCCTCGGCCTGCGCCTTGTCCGAGATCGAGATGGTGACCTCGGGTTCGATGATGGGCACCAGGCCGTGCGACAGCACCTGGTGGGCCACCTCGAACTGCTGAGCGACCACCGCGGCGATGCCCCCGCGATTCGCGCCGCCGATCACCGACCGCTCCTTGGTGCCGAAGACGCCCTTACCGACTGCCCGCTCCAGCAGCTCGTCGAGTCCCGGCATCGGCTTCATCAGCTGCACACCGTCGGCCACCTCCGCGAGGCCCTTGTCGATCTTGAGTATCGGCACCACGCCCTTAGTCTCCCACAAGTAGGTGGTCGACGGCTTGCCCTCGATGTCGCGGTCCATCGTCTGCTCGAACAGGATCGCCGCGAGCACCCGGTCCCCCGTGAACGCCGGGGACGTGATGATCCGCGAACGCATCTCGTGGATGAGGTCGAACATGTCCTTCTCGGAGGAGTATGCGTCGTCTTGGATCCCGTACAGCCGCAGCGCCTTGGGCGTCGAGCCACCACTCTGGTCGAGCGCGGCGACGAATCCCTTGCCCGCCGTCATTCGGTCCGCCTGCTTTTCGTTCGGCATGGAACTCTCCACTCCCTCGTGGTCGTCGCACGGCCCGCTGTCAAGCCCGAATCGTGCCCGATCATATTCGGCCGATCGACGCGCGAGCAGGCAGGTCGCTACCGCGGTAGGCCTGGTCGCGGTGGCACGGGCTTGGCGGGCCACACAGCCATGCGGTCGAGAAGACCGTCGCGCAGTACCAGCGTGTGGAAGAGGACCGCGCAGACGTGCGCGGTGAACGTCAGGAAGAGCAGGAAGGCGAAGATCGTGTGGCATTGTCGCAGCACTGCGTAGACGTCGATGTCCTGTGGCACCACGCCGGGCAGGTGAAGCGGCCCGACAAGGGTGGTCGGGAGTCGCGCCGCGGACAGCATCGCCCAGCCGACCAGGGGCTGCACCAGCAGCAACGCGTACAGCAGGTACTCCGACCAGGTCGCGACCCGACGTTCGACCGCGCTCATAGTCGCCAGGAAGGGTGGCAGCCGGTGGGTCAGCCGGTTGGCGAGGCGCACCACGGCGAAGACCAGGATCAGCATCCCCAACGGGCGGTGGATGGCCAGCAGCAATGGATAGTAGGTCAGCGACGCGATCATCGTCACGCCGATGAGCAGCTGGGCGATCACCATCGGCGCCATGAGCCAGTGCAGGATCCGCGACGGCACGGCGAAACGGACCGGGGCGGAGGTGGCGCCGGTGGTCGCGGGATCGGCGGTCATCCGAGCACCCGGCCGACGTTGACCGCGCTGGGCGACGTCGGCTCCTCGGCACGGCGGGTGAAGGACCGCGCGTACACCGCGGATCGGGCCGGCGGCAGGGGATCGTCGGAGGCCGCGATGCCGTCCGGCAACACCAGCGGGTCGAAGTTGACGTCGCGCGCGTTGCCCGCTTCCTCCGTCTGGACCGCGGTGATGGTGACGGCCCCGGCATCGATGGACCGCCGCGACGCGGGCCAGGGTCTGGTGGCGTCGTTCGTCGGATCGCCCGGCTCGCCGATCGTCAGCATCAGCCGCCACGTCAGGGGCCTTCGCGCCAGCGTGCGGATGAGGTCGTCGAACAGGTAGTTCCGATCGGCCGGGGGTCCCGGCGGCGGACCCGGAATCGCGGCCGGGCCGGCGTTCTGCGGGATCACCGACCAGCGCACCGGGACGGTCACGCCGGCGGCGTTGGTGAACAAGAAGGCGTTCAAACCGTAGAACGAGCTGTCCGCAAATCCCGGGCTGGGCGGCGAGGTTCTGATGATCTTCATCGCGGCGGCGGTCTCGGGATGGCGAGCCAGGAACGCCGCCATCTTCTGCGGGTCGGGCCGGCCCGTGCCGGGCAGGGGCTTCGATGCGTAGATGCGTTCGTAGAAGCCCTGCGGCGTGCTGTCGGGAAACACCGGGATGTTGATCATCGCGGTCCGCCACTGCTGGTTGTCGGGCCCCTGGAACAGCAGGCCGAGCCCGCGGACGGTGTCGGGCTTGTCGGGCTGATCGGGCAGACCCCCGGACAACGAGAAACGGCCGATCAGCCCAACGGTGCCCGCGCGGAAAACCGCGGCGCGGCAGACGGCAGAGCCCGCCCCCGAGCTCACGAACGATCCCGTGGCGCTCAGTCCCTTCGCGTGGTTTCGCCGGAACCCGTCATGGTGGCCGTAGACGTCTTCGAAGCGGTCGGCGAACCGCGGCGGGGTCAGGGTGCCCGGCCGCAGCCAGCCGCCGGCGTAGGCGAAGCCGCCCACGTCGACCGCGGCGACACCGGCCACCACACCCATTCCCAGGCCCATCCCCAGCAGCGCGCGCCGCCGCGACAGCGCCGCGGGAAAGGATTTGCCGGGCTCGTCCGCGCGGGGTTCGCCCGCCTCTTCGAAACCACGGTCATCGGGCGTCATGCGCCACCCTCCTGCGTAATTCCGGGGCCGGGCCGCGCACCCTCGGAGAAACTCCGCTGCGAGGATTCACCCACGTCAACAGGGGCCGCGCAAGTTCTGCGGGCAGTCACGCCCCGATCACGTGGCAACGCTGGAATCGGTTCACCGACGATCGGCGACGACGCTCGTGTTGCCACGAGTCGGACGGACAGTAGCGCCGGCACCGACCGGCGCTGCGAAGTTTTCTCGCCCGATGGCCTACGATCGAGTAAACACTTGCGGCCTGCCATCTGCACGAGCGGCGCGGATGACGGAGTGTGCTCCTCCATAGGCAACGTGTTCCGCGGGGTTGAATAAACAGCCTCCGACTCGGCAGTGGCTAATGAAAGCTAGTGGTGTCCCCACCGGGACCGAATGTGAGTGATAGAGCATGGGCGAACAATCAGTCGATCCGACTGCATTTGAAGTAGGTAAGCAACAGATTGATCAGGCGGTCGTGCTGACCGTGTCGGGCGAGGTGGACATGCTCACCTCACCGCAACTGGCTGAGGCGATACACACCGCGCTGGCCGGCCGGCCGGCGGCGCTCATCGTCGACCTGACGAAAGTGGATTTCCTCGCATCCGCCGGGATGACCGTCCTGGTGACCGCGCAGGCCGAGGCCGTCGCGCCCACCCAGTTCGCGGTCGTGGCGAACGGTGCGGCCACCAGTAGGCCGATCAAACTCATGGGAATCGACAGCGTGCTCGCGCTGCACAGCACCCTCGACAGCGCGCTGAGCAGCCTCACCGGCAAATAGGCCTCGGCAGAGTCGAAACGCGGCCGGGGACCACCGACCGCTCTGATCGGCGCACCCTGCAGGGGTCCGTGAAGCTCTCTAACGGTCATTGACTGCGTCCGGCGTGACGAATACGGTCGGAAGATACGCTACTTGAAGTAGCGAAATGCCGCCCGTGTCGTGCCGACACCAATGACGACTAGGAGAGGCAACATGTTCGACCTGAAGATCCTCGGCGGCACGGTCGTCGACGGCACCGGCGCACAGCGGTATCGCGCTGACCTGGGCATCAAGGACGGCAAGATCGTCGACATCGTGCGTCGCAGCGCCCACGGCGAGCCGACGGGCGGCCTGGAGAGCGCCCCGGCCGCCGAGGTCATCGACGCGAGGGGCCGCGTGGTGGCGCCCGGCTTCGTCGACATCCACACCCACTACGACGGCCAGGTGAGCTGGGACAGTCTGCTCGAGCCGTCCAGTGGCCACGGCGTCACGACGATCGTGACAGGCAACTGCGGCGTCGGCTTCGCGCCGGTCCGGCCCGGCAGCGAGCAGTGGCTGATCGAGTTGATGGAAGGTGTCGAGGACATTCCCGGCACCGCGCTCACCGAGGGCATCACCTGGGGCTGGGAGACCTATCCGGAGTATCTCGACGCCATCGACCGGCACAGGTTCGCCGTCGACGTCGGCAGCCAGGTCGCCCACGGCGCGATCCGCGCCTACGCGATGGGCGAGCGCGGCGCCCGCAACGAGCCCGCCACACCGGAGGACATCGCGGCGATGGGCCGCCTGGTCACCGAGGCGATCGAAGCCGGGGCGCTCGGCTTCTCGACGTCCCGCACGATGGGGCATCGCGCGATGGACGGCGAACCGGTACCCGGCACCTTCGCGGCCGAGGAGGAGCTGTTCGGCCTCGGTCGCGCCATGGCCGCCGGTGGACAGGCCGTCTTCGAGCTGGCGCCACAGGGCGCCGCGGGGGAAGACATCATCGGCCCGAAGAAAGAACTCGACTGGATGCGGCGGCTGAGCGCCGAGATCGATCGGCCGGTG
Proteins encoded in this region:
- a CDS encoding STAS domain-containing protein, producing MGEQSVDPTAFEVGKQQIDQAVVLTVSGEVDMLTSPQLAEAIHTALAGRPAALIVDLTKVDFLASAGMTVLVTAQAEAVAPTQFAVVANGAATSRPIKLMGIDSVLALHSTLDSALSSLTGK
- a CDS encoding acetamidase/formamidase family protein, whose translation is MVVHRDPDVPPTDEGSARIARDTLVEGLGRRGFVRAIAALGAGAGVAGFTAGCVKNGSAAAPRGDVGVLQPGRGAVEGNHYLASAPDQVLWGYVPNVHAAAVLRMRSGETITVDAVSHEGILEDQGRDPVAYFGSKGVARADVLDDAVAIASEYRRTTRDFDKDGPHVVTGPVFVEGAQPGDVLKIETLQATPRVAYGVVSNRHGKGALARTADGGAPAGISIDEVMPPVGQDGRPNADPTKYGNVSTFTTVEDGLGVMRYRDTSVRFPLNPFMGIMGVAFSQDSSLTAPSSNSIPPTLGGGNIDIKLLGVGSTLYLPVFAEGALFYAGDPHLAMGDGEVALTALEGSLRGTFRLTVCKPKSGDAPSVAYRYPFAESADLWVPIGLSDPDGSVNGQITDLNVAMRRAVVNALDFLEFDKGMDRATAYAYLAAAADFSVSQVVDRTVGVHGRIAKSHFTQTRPAVTNPS
- a CDS encoding fructose bisphosphate aldolase, with protein sequence MPNEKQADRMTAGKGFVAALDQSGGSTPKALRLYGIQDDAYSSEKDMFDLIHEMRSRIITSPAFTGDRVLAAILFEQTMDRDIEGKPSTTYLWETKGVVPILKIDKGLAEVADGVQLMKPMPGLDELLERAVGKGVFGTKERSVIGGANRGGIAAVVAQQFEVAHQVLSHGLVPIIEPEVTISISDKAQAEDILRDEITKQLDTVPDGQRVMLKLSLPTEANHYRVFVDHPKVMRVLALSGGYSRDEANKLLAQNTGVIASFSRALTEGLTVDQTDEQFNATLDEAIQSIYDASVAG
- a CDS encoding sulfotransferase family protein, which gives rise to MTLQQRFDPQRLLAAACEETGSDDFGDGLGLAGWQAALQRVTDGLINDARLSDIGVEIAHLDLMRALKNRLDVVAWRRQHPEVADESIRQPIFIVGQPRTATTILYDLLAQDPELRAPLTWEVDAPCPVPKPVSYHDDPRIAQTQAGIELSEQIMPGFLAFHPMGALVGQECVRITAGAFTSMIFSVQYRLPSYYRWLLYEADHAPAYRYHRIFLQHLQSGVSGQRLLKSPAHLWQLGALLAEYPDALIVQTHRDPLNVISSIAALTHHLRRMCSDESSIAECAAQSYEEIVAGLEREMALRAGGAVPAGRVIDVQYTDFMNDPWSTINDIYQRLGRDLSPVAAQRMRDFLTAHPGDGGRGRYTWSDTGLDAGEVRERVRAYQERYSVPTEQLR
- a CDS encoding DUF190 domain-containing protein, whose translation is MDEECLKLSTYLAERRRTGDKFVSDVLLELFERHHVASSIVLRGIGGFGTGHHLRTDESLSLSEDPPVVVTAVDTSEKMEALLGPVLSIKQRGLVTLERARLLRDQIGPLQLPDELHEAVKLTVYVGRKERVYGVPAYVALCDLMYRRGLAGASVFLGVDGLSHGRRQRARFFGRNADVPMMVIAVGSGERIGRVLPELGGLLRQPMFTLERVRVCKRDGELLERPHALPGVDAHGLPLWQKLMIYTSESSRHGGMPIHRAIVQRLRRRKTPDGATVMRGIWGFHGDHRPHGDKLFALGRQVPVVTIVIDTPANIADSFDVVDELTRDEGLVTSEMVPALVSDEGDGSGPPPLARYRY
- a CDS encoding DUF1214 domain-containing protein; this translates as MLSDVTNVVSEDAETERELLEGLRLIARVSSLCAQMSVEADPNRPSIFDMCSQHRMVGGPNPDGNYYLAMIRGDRRYRISGSRGTSAYLGLQVLAGTGLTPRRMSNYVSDVDLELRSGEFALVLSPDEPPELAGAQWVQVPADASAVVIREYVGDRAAEELAALRIEALDPDPLTPPTDAGLADQFTAMAWSLMKLATLHRTIKPELLDSPNTLVTAQAADLGAADTTPDNLYMMGTFRLDPDQALILEITPPDTRYWNVTLESIWHECLEPRHRHSSVTNRGIQPDADGRVRIAISASDFGVGHWLDTGGRHRGFVVLRWLDNPAPPDVTVSVCRREEPT
- a CDS encoding catalase family peroxidase — translated: MTPDDRGFEEAGEPRADEPGKSFPAALSRRRALLGMGLGMGVVAGVAAVDVGGFAYAGGWLRPGTLTPPRFADRFEDVYGHHDGFRRNHAKGLSATGSFVSSGAGSAVCRAAVFRAGTVGLIGRFSLSGGLPDQPDKPDTVRGLGLLFQGPDNQQWRTAMINIPVFPDSTPQGFYERIYASKPLPGTGRPDPQKMAAFLARHPETAAAMKIIRTSPPSPGFADSSFYGLNAFLFTNAAGVTVPVRWSVIPQNAGPAAIPGPPPGPPADRNYLFDDLIRTLARRPLTWRLMLTIGEPGDPTNDATRPWPASRRSIDAGAVTITAVQTEEAGNARDVNFDPLVLPDGIAASDDPLPPARSAVYARSFTRRAEEPTSPSAVNVGRVLG
- a CDS encoding cytochrome b gives rise to the protein MTADPATTGATSAPVRFAVPSRILHWLMAPMVIAQLLIGVTMIASLTYYPLLLAIHRPLGMLILVFAVVRLANRLTHRLPPFLATMSAVERRVATWSEYLLYALLLVQPLVGWAMLSAARLPTTLVGPLHLPGVVPQDIDVYAVLRQCHTIFAFLLFLTFTAHVCAVLFHTLVLRDGLLDRMAVWPAKPVPPRPGLPR